A stretch of DNA from Montipora capricornis isolate CH-2021 chromosome 1, ASM3666992v2, whole genome shotgun sequence:
ACAGAATCTTTATCACTCTGATTAATTAAAATGCTTTTTGTTCTCATATAAAACACATTTTAAGCGCCATTTTTGTTGATGACaatgatttattgaattgaactttaacagaATAAAAGCACGTTTATTTTAAGCTATACAAAGTGTTCATTGAACTGATTGGTCATTTAAGTTGTCATTTGTCGTGGCATTGAATATAGGCttttctcaataatttttccctttatgtgataaacatataataattattggaatGTGCACTCATGCAATTAAAGGTCATTTCACtcatattttcaattttgtgaaaactttgaaaatacctgTGAAATTATTACTTTATTGCTCTCAGGCAATGTGATGACAGTGTAAAATAATATCTTTATCAGTCATCACATGTTTATCAGATGTATGACTATTGAGGTTGGCACAGACACCTTGAGCTGGTCCCAATTAGGATGTCACCTGTAGAGGAAATCACCTCTGAATTCCATGCCAGCTGTAAGTCTATATGAAACTCATGGACTAACAATAATGACTTGTTTTTCGCGAACTGGATTTGGTGTTGCTTCTTTGCTGGCTCTTTTCTCCAGGGTATCTGTAGCTTTAGGTGTCTCAGTAATTTGTTGCAATTTTTCAATTCTTCGTCTCtctattttctgaagaaattcAATAAACAGAAGAGTTTTTAATGCTATCATTCCTGaaaatagacccttccacggtttttgactGCCATCTTGGCTGGGAGGCAAACACAGCTAAATTGACAGGAAATGTCTGGGATTTTGGCCAACTTTGAACCTCTGTAGCACCGCTAAAAAGAGAtggatttccaacttttgccactactttaaatagttttattgatatcattcattcaacaaaaaataaGGCCATTAGGAAGATACGTATGACGTCGgtaaatttgaataataaatcttctcatgttgTTTCTATTTTCGTGGCAATTTGCCGTGATGattttagaagggtttgtaAGAAATCTTAAAATTTGTTTAGGGTTGTTGTAGCCCAaatctgttctttatatttcatgaaaataatctcagtataaatgtcttttaaaagacactttcacTGTGGAAATCCATCTCTTTTTAGTAACGCTACAGCTCTTGAAAGTcagccaaaatcccatacatttactgtaactTTAGCCGTGTTTGCCTCCCTGCCAAGACAGCGCCAAAAACTGTGGAAGGGTCTATTGTGTAGCAATGTTAAGGGATAAAATCACAATCAAATTGCAAAAATCAGATGGGGCAAAAGACCTTTACATCAAAACTAAATGGTTTTGCCCCTGATTAACTTAAATTGCTTTTTAATGAAAGGAGTAgaggttgcctatttaccgagttaggatttcgagttgcaTTTCTGAGTTAGGCAGTGTAAAACACCGACTTCacaccaggggtaaaatgcagactaaggttataatataactgttgaaaaagcccaaaccctttggAAGCACTAACacttaagcctaaatattgttttatgcctaattaggcctaaggttagcactaCTAAAGCATTattttgggctttttcaacagttacattataaccttagtctgcattttaccccatgcaggtctgcagtctgcagtcttcCTTTTTACACTAATCAACtcaaaaatccaactcgaaaatcaaaatcaaaatcctaACTCGATAATTAGCCTGTCTCGAAGGAGTAGACAAGTATCACTTACTACAACCTGAGAGACATGCAAGGGCAAACTTGCCATTCCGCTACCCCTCACAAAATTTCTCAAAACCAGTTTTTGTTAAGTTAAACAGCTTATTTAGTGGTGTTTTGGGGAAAGGCTTACCCCTTGAGCTCCACCAAGCACAAACTCTCAACAGTTTGTGCAATGGCTGTAATGATTTCTTTCAATGGCTGATCATGTTTATGATTGGTTCATGTAAATAAAGGGCATGTTCCACAGTACCGGCCACTTGACGACATGATGTGCTCTTAATTTTCcttgattaaattgcaaagATATACTGGTAAAATGTTTTAATAGCCTTGTagtccctggtgttgtggctgtcctgttctctccagcagaagtggccagcTTGGCATGATGTCTCTAAAACggcttacggtgtatgaggcaacttaagcagaaacagccataagccaaaaagggactttgccgagtgctggaacatgtagatgtagatgtagatctGCCAGGTAATGTCTTACAGTGTAACCTTTGTCAGGTGCAGTCGTGTGTGAAATAAATTGAATGACACTAAttgaaaattggaaaaaatgCAAGTTGTTTAATGGTCTCTGTTACCTAAGAGGTAATTGCATGTACCCATGTTCACAAGCCTGATACCATAAAGCTCTGACTAAAGGCTGATCCCACAATCCTAATCATGTAAAGATTATGATTATCGGAAGCATAACAAAAGGTCAATTTTTTACATGTATACTCACTTTTCTGTATTTTGAAAGGACGATATCTTTAATCTGAAGAGGATTGAGAGGGCCTTGTACAGAACTTTCTCTCCGTACATAAACCTTGAATTAAAAATAGATGGCAATAGATTACACTGTAGGGagtgtttacatgagaaaactcACACCGGTGCGAGTTTCATACCAGGGTGACTTCTTATACCGTGTTTACATGATGACGAGGTgaatttgttttgtatttacctgaaggGACACCACATATCGATAAAATACAAGTGTGAATCCAAATCGCAAATATGGCGTCAGATGTGTGTAAAGAAATAATATGCCTGCAATGATTTCGGATTTAGTTGTATGGTGTAATAGTCCGTATAACTTAAGAGGACATAATAAGGCCGTCGTTCCACGATTTTCCACTTATTTCATGCATGCAAGCATGTAGTGCTTAGACGCTAATCAtgtttttaaataaaggattttttacttttactttacagGAAAAGTACGCATGCGCACGCCAATTTCACACCCGAACAACAAGTAGTCGTTCctcgtttacatgataccgttgCAAGATTTCGCGCCAGAATGAAATTTTCGCTCCGGTGCAGCAACCGGAGTGAACTTGCACGAGTGTGAGTTGCCCCAGCCTGACTTTTTTCGGTGATATCatctaaacaaaattaataaagagCTAAGAGAGGGAACCGGAGTGAACTCACACCGTTGTGAAAGTTGCCCCCgtatcatgtaaacagccccttatTCTTAAGTGTCATTTATAAACTACCTATGCCGGTTCTTGGCTTTTACCTCGTGGCGCCCTGTCTCATAGATCTGGTCCTCTTCTCCTGCTTTAACAGTCAGTTCAAGGACATAAACATCCCGTACGTaagttatttgattttgttttttttccgtcCCTGTTTGCTTAAAGATCACAGGCACAAATTGCACCCTGCAAAGAAAGATGAAGATTCCTGCGTCAACAACAGCATGAAATACAGAAGGTCAtgaggccagaccacaacaccgcaAACTCAATGCCCCCTTCTTCACAAACTGTGAATGAGTTTTATTAACATCCTAAGTTCAGATTATAAACAGGTGTTCAGCTTATGGTGTACATGTATCACCCTTATCTGAGAAGAATGGAAAGTCAAAAAATTTACAGATGGAATAATGCAAAAgcagaattttctttcaattattAGAGTATTTAGAGTAGTTTTAAATTCCCTTAGTTTGCCTTTGATCTTTCCTTCTTGACACTGGTTTTGACAACAATGAACAGTTTTTATATACTAGGATTTGCCAAAATGAAAATGACTTGGATTGCTCAGCATGATCTGAGCCTCGATTTAACCcgcgatttagcctcacccaTCAATGAGAGTTGCTTCAGGGGTGAAATGGTTAAAATGcttgaagtgaagtgaagtacTTATTTTACGAGGGTTGCACATTAATATTAATAACCAAAGGATAAGAAACTTAATGTGGCCCTCAATCAGACCAGACCACAATACCAGGAACTCCATTCCATGCCCTAGGCCTACTCTTTTTGAATAATGGCCCACAGAATAAATATGAACAAAGGTTGTGAAACGGAGTCGATGGTTCTAATCAGTAGTTTATTCCATACCTACAGAGGTCATCAATTCAAAAATGTTGCCAAAAGAGAATATACTGGTAGATGACATCACCATTAACCCACCTGAACAGATCTGGAGGAACGTTTGGCAAAAATCTAGCAAACTCTGATTCAACTGTTTGCGTCATGTCTCTCATCATATGAGGCGAACAGCGGATGCCATGGATTCGCCCTAGTAGAGAAAAGCAAATTAATTACAAACATGTATGCCCATTTGAAGTgggaaaatacatgtaccttacCATCATCCAGCACTCCCGCCATTAAAACACCACCACTGGAATTCAGAAATGCACAGCCATATTTGCGCACATGctagaagaaaagaaatttgtgtatacatttttaaaaagtattaaaataaaatgaattgatttccactcaAATGAAAAGCACTAAACCTCATGCATGCAAAAATTTCCTGTCCTTTGAGCACtcaatttacattaattttattccttTGATGTTGTCCTTTAGCAGCATATTTTAAGAAAAGATGTTCAAGTGAGGCCTTGAGCTGCTTTTGAAAATTCTGACCCGAGCTTTCACCTATCTAAAGCATCatcagatgatgatgataattttaTACTTCTAGAGAGCTTAAGCATCATGTTAAATGTGAAAAAGCAAACTGTAAGCTGCTGCTAacttgtctctctcttttgacAAGTAgctaacaggcaagaaatgagctgaaataaaacaaaaattaagtTTCTTGCCATTTTGCTGCAAAGGCAATGCAAAATCTCTCTAATACATTGCTTTGGTTTCTCGTTGGTGTACTATTGTGTGCACCTTTTTGTGATTGAAGAGAGTTATTTAACTTAGGATTTTGTTACAGTAACTCAATATCGACATGAATTCGTTGAGCATCGAACTACTGTGCAAGAGGTATGTCTTTAAAATAACTAGGGAGatagtgctgcctttgtaacaaTATCTGCAAACGGTTCGACTTGTAGTCTTCTccgataaggacgataaaccataggctctgtctcacaagccTGGTGTtgtgaagaggaagaagaaactTTACTTGTACTCTAGAGATATTTTTAACTTACAATGTAGtattaattacaataattgttgGTAAATATCCAGCGTCAATTTTGTTTacacttaaaactgttgttaatggCCTTAATTCCAATCATAACGAGAAAAAAGATGCTTTGCAAGTCTCTACGATGATATGTAAAACtatttaattcatttttcttaacaatactcGGAAAAGTATAAAATTATGATATCTGTTACAGAGTGATACGATAACCAGATGTTGCATTGCGTgaaacgaaaacacaaaaactcgtttctgGTCAtgcacacaattctttaatacatATAATTTCCCCCATTAACCTGTCACATGGTCTAcagtggtttagtggtcataaCGATTGCCTCTGAAGGAAGAGATACCAAGTTCGAATCCCACTAGACTTGCCTTCTACAAGACAGAGAAATCTTACGCATGTGTAGTCAGAGAGCGCGACccgaaaagaaataaagaaagtcCAAAGTCCAAAACAGAGTCAAAAACTATACTCTGTTTTTCAAACAAAGTAATAATTTTAAGATATAATTCATACCTCTGGCAGGATTGTTATTGGATATCTACCACCACCTGTCTTAAATTCATGCCGATGGCTTTCTGTCACAGGCATGACACTGTCAAGCACAAAATAGGAGTTTTTCCTGAGAAAGAAGAAAGAGTATTGTCCATTACACTCCACTATATTCCAGTCGTGTATACTCAAGTTCCATTGGAAAACGGGAAGTATAGTGGTGAAAATAGTAAGGGATCCACTGGTAACAAATCCACTGGAGTTACAGGTTTTCCATTCGTTAGAGAAGAAAACTGTTCCGTTGGACTCCAGTGGATTCAATGGTATAAACGAATAGATTCCACTGGAGTGACCAGTTTTCTATCTGCTAGAGAGTTACGAAAAAGTTTATTGTTTTAGATCGGTGGCCCAAAGAAAGTGTTCCATTGGACTCCAATGGATCCATTGGTAACAAATAGAATCCACTAGCTCAAATCTCTGCCTTAATAACGAGGTAAACACAATGTGTTGCTTGCTTGTTTTTAACACAACTTATTTCAAATCttggctttaagaacgaggtacACACAATGTGTTGTGCGcttttttctttgcgtggctTCTTTGAAATGTTGCAAGTAGACTTTCGGTAACTTCATTGTACTCTGTTAATTTGAAGTGTTTAGCCTTCCAGTTTTATTTCAGGAGTAGACTTCCGATAACTCAACTCCAATGGGATCTAGATTTGACGACTGGAATCTAGTagagtgtattggacatgtgtgAGAAGAAAAGCAACTATATGTGTTAAATAAAAATAGTCTTCTTCAAATTCCCCAAGCGAGCAAtgtgagaaatacatgaaagatattatgcATCGTCAAATGGGAAATAGACAAGTCCGAGCCCcaaatgggatttgaacccacgaccctccatgatctagtacggatgctagatcacggagggttgtgggttcaaatcccatagATGGTGCTCGGATTTCTCCAAGTTCCCATTCGACGATGCATAATATCTTTCTACAGTTACTGTAGTGAACATGATATCTTGAACTTTTTTAATTGCACGTTATACACAAAACTAAGTTGATTTCTTAGCATAAATTAATGCCCTGAAGAATCCTCTGGATTAATCGTGGATCAGTCTTCAAGTGACATATCAGCAGATTGGAAATCTAAAGCAGCACCCTGCATTAGGAACTGAGGAACCAAGCCCTCTACCTGTCTCTGGTTGATGGGTTTAAGTTCAAAATAGTAGCTACCCCTAAAATAAGTGACAAAAGGGTTGAAGCACTAAATAATACCCCTTTTTAAGAATGTTGGACAAATTCTACCCCTAATCTTTCcatctaccccccccccccccccctgttgTTTTCATCACTATGGACCTACTGTTTACATTACCAACTttgaatgggggaggggggaaagtgCAAGTCAAAAATGTAACATAGAATTTTCCATTATTGTAGTAGTGTCTCAACTAtttttgtagctcattgtaTCCAGTGCAGTCTCCAAAATAATATAATATCTGATGAATTAAGCTCACCATAAATTTatgatacatacatgtacttcactACAAAATACTGAGTTTTTCCCCTCTGAATGTGATCAAAACAATATCTGTCTCATCTTTTTTTCTATAAGGCTCATATCTTGTACTCGGCACAAGAAAGGTTAAATTAATATTTATAGACCTCAAATGATGTCCTGATTATACTAACTTTTATAGGACTTGCATTTCACACAGGAGTGGATCTAATCCAACTTTTAAGAAATCTTGCTTAAAGGCAAAAAATTAAACACAAAACTAACCTCCATTCTATTGCAGATCTTTTTACACTGAATGGTTCCAGTGGAGTCATCACATAACGTGCTGATCTTAGCGGTCCCGCTGGAGTTGTgaataatttggagggaattGGGTGGCTGTAACTTTTACTGGTGAGTGTTTTCACTGCTAATACTATTTTGGACCGTATATTTTCCCCAACTTTCTTAACGAGAGACACAACCCGTGATCTTTTACTTGCAGGCTCAATCTCTTTGGTCTCATCTTTGTGTTCTTGGTCTgccttccttttctttttaaaaaagtccATCTGCATCATATCATGAAAATACTACTTTATTATAAACCCACTGAATACTTTGTATTTTCATTTCAATCAACTTTCAGGATTACATTATAATATAATTTTGATTTACATAATTATGTTTTACTTTCATTTACCTGTATGAATTTTGAACCTCAGACACTGCATTCTGATAGGGTGACACTaaatctcagttatcagctACAGGTAATTATTAAACTCGGATactgcgtttctagctttctgattggttcattcagTCTCGGTTATTAGCTCCTATACTGTATGAGCTAATATAGGAAACTGATTGCGTTGAGTGTTGTTGCCAAGCGGTAAACTGATCTCCGAGTGTCCAAGCATTCAgaatttcatgaaaatttaataaaacaataatattattccaCCCGCACTCGttagatatgagactggttatagccaactcggtgctacaCGCCTTGTTGGCTGTTTGctgtctcatatccaatgcacACTCGAggaataatttcaaaatttctccGATTTCTCACATCAACATTTACATCCGTTGTTCGAGTGAACAAAGAGCAAGACTACCGGACAGGCCTCTCCTTCATTATTATTGCAATTTTAAGGACATGTAATGCATCAGCGAAGGTATCCGTTCAGATCGTTCGACAGTACAATGAGTCAGGGGCAGATCGTTCCACGCGGCTCAAACTTGAGTCATAGAAGAGTAGATTTTTTGCTCATACACTTAAACCTACGCGCAAATTGTAAGTGAACCGTAAACCATCAGCAAACAGGAGAGGAATAGTCTACCCACCTTGTTCAACTTTCTCCCTTTACCTGTCAAGTAATATGAATTGACCGCGAAACAGAATTGAGGCAAGGCTGATGAACATCAAAGTGAGGCAATTGGAGACAGGCCTGatgcgtgatgacgtcatatgctcaaaaattcacaaccaagcctcgtttgcacaaaattattcacaccATCTGGACATGCACTACTGTTCGCACGTGGGTTTGTTCCTTCAGGATTCAACTCAAGCTAAGACTTACAAGATTCATTTTCGAATTTGAAATCAGCTAGTCAgaacgtcatcacgcataagggctatctggtatcaggtttgttcCCATTAGCGTCAAGGTATCATTCCACTCCCTACTCTCTCTCTTCGCCGTGTGCTATATGAAGACGACTGGGGACGAGTCAGATTCGTCtccactacattaacatttttcatATCTtttatatcttgtttcatgttactcaacatgcgtgtttttagcggttggtgaccactttttcaccGTTTCGAAAATGaatcatgaaaaaaaattgtatttaatctggacattttatcaatatctatataataaacagaacattacatggtcgataacacaaacagcggtgataaacattgtattccaacgcatttttataaaacttgacgtttcgtatgctagtcaacacacgttttcaaaagtgaccgttacaatttttaaaaactatatatatatcgtaaacaataggggtctggaacctagactgagaaaaatgatctgcagcagtacgtgtctagacatgatgaaaactgactttcactgtaaagttaaagagactttgttcattcaagagctaaagccttcccttaatgtaaatattagtagtgagaagttattgctgttttagctattacttttcattatgtctagacacgtactacTACAGATCATCAagttctcagtctaggttccagacccctattgtttacgatatatatatagtttttaaaaattgtaacggtcacttttgaaaatgtgtgttgactagcatacgaaacgtcatttttataaaaatgcgttggaatacaatgtttatcaccgctgtttgtgttattttcctaatgaagcttcgatggcctaagaacaagagtttatacatTACATGGTCGCTTGGGGATACAAAtgttatcttctcgtgctgataGTATATCTCTCACTTGTTCTCTGCGCTCACTCCTGAGAGATACTATCAgtactcgaagataaaattcttaTTCCCGCGCTTCCATGCAACATCCTCTATTTATCGCAATTTATAGGCAAGGACAAAAATGATTTGgtttttaagaaaaaca
This window harbors:
- the LOC138045193 gene encoding schlafen-like protein 1 isoform X2, encoding MDFFKKKRKADQEHKDETKEIEPASKRSRVVSLVKKVGENIRSKIVLAVKTLTSKSYSHPIPSKLFTTPAGPLRSARYVMTPLEPFSVKRSAIEWRKNSYFVLDSVMPVTESHRHEFKTGGGRYPITILPEHVRKYGCAFLNSSGGVLMAGVLDDGRIHGIRCSPHMMRDMTQTVESEFARFLPNVPPDLFRVQFVPVIFKQTGTEKKQNQITYVRDVYVLELTVKAGEEDQIYETGRHEVYVRRESSVQGPLNPLQIKDIVLSKYRKKIERRRIEKLQQITETPKATDTLEKRASKEATPNPVREKQVIIVSP
- the LOC138045193 gene encoding schlafen-like protein 1 isoform X1; the encoded protein is MELPFLMMDFFKKKRKADQEHKDETKEIEPASKRSRVVSLVKKVGENIRSKIVLAVKTLTSKSYSHPIPSKLFTTPAGPLRSARYVMTPLEPFSVKRSAIEWRKNSYFVLDSVMPVTESHRHEFKTGGGRYPITILPEHVRKYGCAFLNSSGGVLMAGVLDDGRIHGIRCSPHMMRDMTQTVESEFARFLPNVPPDLFRVQFVPVIFKQTGTEKKQNQITYVRDVYVLELTVKAGEEDQIYETGRHEVYVRRESSVQGPLNPLQIKDIVLSKYRKKIERRRIEKLQQITETPKATDTLEKRASKEATPNPVREKQVIIVSP